CTACGGCGGTTTGGCTCTGGACCTGCTCGTTGTCGCCCTGGTAGTCCTAGCCTGGTACAAGATGCGAAAAGGAGGCTTGGGCACCCATGGGGAGTAAGGAAAAACGGGTATGGCTCCTCCTGCCGGTGGTGCTCCTGTCCATGGTCTCCGCGGGCTGCTGGGATTTGTGGGAACTGGAAGAGCGGGGGTTGGTGCTGGCGGTGGGCATCGAGGAACTGCCCGACGGCCGGCTGCAAGAAACCACCGGAGTGGAAAACCAATTGTTGGGCAATATTTCCGACCGGGTGATCGAAGTTACCTACCAGTTTGCCATTCCCGGCGACTTCAGCGGGCAAGAAGGAAACGGTGGCCCGAGTTACTATAATATGACCACCACTACTTTGAACTCGGAGATTATAGTGAGGGGCTTGGCGGGCACCAGGAGCAGCCGCCGGGGGGACCTGACGCACTTGCAGGTGATGGTCTTGGGGCAGGAGGTGGCCAAGGGTGGGATCTATCCCGTTTTGGAACGGTTTATCCGGGATCCGGAAGTGCGGAAGCAGGTTATTGTGCTGGTCACGGAAGGGGACGTGAAAGAAGTGCTGGAGGTTACCAACCAGCAGGAACGCCTGCCGGCCCTGTACCTGACGGCATTGATGGAAAACAGTTCCCATATGCAGCGGATCCCGCCGGAGGTTTCCCTCATGAAGGTCTTTCGCTATATTTTGGAGGACAGCGTCTATGTCATTCCCAAGGTGACCCCGGGAAAAATCGATTCAAAACTGGCGGGCGGCGGCATCTTTCATGGAGACCGGCTGGTGGGCTGGTTGGGGGAGATGGAGACGGTCATTTACCGCTGGATCACCAACCAGATGACCTCATCTCCCATTGTGACGGCATCTCCCTTGAGTCCCAGTTACAAGCTGGTGGATGGCTACCTGGCGGAGCGTTCCAAGACCGTGGTTCGCCCGGTGATCCGGGACGGAACCATTAAATTCATCCTGAACATCAGGACCGAGGGAAGTCTTTTGGAGCGGCAATTGGCCGAAGAGCTGTGGAATGATCAGGTCTTGGCCTCCATCAGGCGGGATTTGGCCGCTGAGCTGGCCGGGAACATCGAGCTGCTGATCAAGAAAGCCCAGGAAGAGTGGCGTTTAGATATTTTCGGCTTTGGGCGCTGCGTGGAACAGCATTATCCCCGGGTCTGGGCGGAGATCAAGGACCGGTGGCATGATACTTACTTCCCCGCGGCGGAGTTCGAGGTCGATGTGGACATTACCATAACCAGAACGGGTATCGTGAGTTAGGAGGCTGTGGATGGGTGGTCTAAACATTTTCGAGATGGCCCATGTATTAAGCTTGGTCTTTAGCGGCTGGTGGCTGCTGGTTACCTGGTTCATGGGTGTCTGGTCCCTGGTGGTGATCAACCCGGCTTTACAGCAGAGGGGATTGATCCGGGAAGCGGAACTGGCCTTCTTCGGCGGCTGGTTTTGGATTGGGTGCGGCCTGTTAACCTTTGCCCTTTCCTATATTTTCGTCAGGTATTTTTGAAGGAGAAAAGGATACGAGACCAGAAATAAAGGTAAGGAAACCGGAGGAAACAGGTGGGTAAAGATGAAATTGATTGTTGGTTTAGGGAATCCCGGTATCAGGTACGAGACCACGAAGCACAACGTCGGGTTTATGGTGGCCGACCTGATCGGGGATAAGTTGGGCCTTCATTTCAAAGCCTCTAAACATGAGGCTTTAGTAGCGGAAGGTCATTACCAGGGTCGCAAGATAGTGCTGGCCAAGCCGTTGACATACATGAATCTTTCCGGCCGGGCCGTCTTTTCCCTGGTTAACTGGTATAAAATAAATCTGCAAGATATTGTGATTGTCTACGATGATATGGACCTGGAAGTGGGGCGGATCAGAATTCGCGGCCAGGGCAGTGCCGGCGGCCAGAAGGGGATGGCATCGATTATTCAGGCCTTAGGCACGGATAACTTGCGGCGGGTGCGCATCGGCATCGGCCGCCCGCCCGCCGGCTGGAGTGCCGCGGACCATGTTTTGAGCCCTTTTTCCGAAGCGGAATGGGCGGTCATGCAGGAAGTGCTGCCCCGGGCGGCGGAGGCGGCCTTGGCCTTGACCTGCGAGGCATTAGAACAAGTGATGAATGCCTATAATAGATAATGGGAGATCAAACACTGGCTCGGAAAAGAGGTGTGGCCTTATTTATATCCTGGCAGGCGCAGTGGCGGCCTGTTTAGCCTGGCTTCTTAATCGTTTCCTGTACGGGCGCTTCGGTTCCTCCGTGGTGGGCACCATGGTTCCGGTGCTTGAGGAGCTCTTGAAGACGGGACTGGCTGTCCTGTGCCGCACTTCCATCATCGGTACCCACGGCGTGTTTGGTATGGTGGAGTTTGTTTGGGATTTCTCAAACCCGGGTACCGGCCACTGGCTGCCTGCCCTGGCGGGGCTGTTGTCCCATTTGTTGTACGGCTTTCTCACCTACTGGATTGCTCTCCTGACGAACAATTTAGGCCTGGGAGTACTGGTGGCGGCAGTGGTGCACATGGCTTGGAACAGGCTCATGCTGCGGCTGGACAGTTGACCCGGTATCAATCATGAAAAGAATTTATGGGGGTTCATATGAGCTTTACAAGTTTACTTGAAATTCTGACAGATCACGGACAATTTAAGGATATGGCAAGACACCTGTCCCGGGCTGAGGCGAAACTGGCGGTGTTCGGCCTCACCGACGGGTTGAAGCCTTATTGGTGGAGCGCTTTGGCTGTTTCCGGCCAAAGCCAATGCCTCATTATCACCCGGGATGAGTTAAGCGCCAAAGGCATTGCCAAGGACCTGGCCCTGTTTGTCCCGGCAGAGGAGATCTTGTTGTTTTACGGGCAGGAATTCGTGCCGTACCAGGTTTTTGCCAAGGGCAGGGAGGCTGTGAGCCAGCGGATTAGGACCTTGACGAAACTGGTACTGGAAAAGCCGTCCTTTGTGATTGCCACCCCGGAAGCTTTTTGCCAGAAGCTGATGCCGAATCGGGTTTTTCGCAGCGCATTGTTAACTATTACCAGGGGCCAGTCCTTAGATCGAGACGAACTGGCCCGGCGTTTAGTTGAACTGGGCTATGAGCGGGTGGAATTGGTGGAAGCTCCCGGGCAATTTGCCCTGCGGGGCAGCTTGGTGGATGTTTTCCCGCCGAACCACCTCAAACCGGTGCGGGTTGATTTCTTTGATGAAGAGATAGACTCCCTCCGCTATTTCGATGAGGAAAACCAGCGCACCATCGAGATGATTGCCGAGGTGGTGATCAGCCCGGCGGAGGAAACCCTGTTACCGGCCGGGGGGCAGGAGAAGGCCGTCACGGAATTGAGGGAAAAATGGCAGGAAGCGGTTCGCCGGCTGCAAAAGTTAAAGAAAAAAGCGGCAATTCAGGAATTAAACCAGAAAATGGAGCAGCTGCTGGAGCAGTTGGAACAAGGAATTAAACCGGAGAATCTGGAGCGGTTTCAACCGTTTTTTTATCCTGACCAGGAAACTATTCTTGCCTACTTCTCCACCCCGCCGGTGGTTTTATTGGATGAACCGCAGGTATTGTGGGACAAGTGGCTCCATTACGAGCAAGAACGAGGCGAGGCTTTTGTGGAGCTCCTGGAAACGGGCAAGGTGTTACCCGGGCAGGAAAAGCTTTACGCGGAAACGGAAGCGATTAAGGGGATTTTGGCCCGCCACCGGGTGGTGGCTTTCGCCTCCCTGCCGCAAAAACTGGAACTCGTAAACCCGGAAGGTATCGTGCACGTGCAAGCAAAAACGATGCATCCCTTTCTGGGTAAAATAGACCTCTTTAGAGATGACGTGGCCCATTGGAAAGGACAGCACTACTCCGTGGTGCTGGTGGTCGGCTCCCGGGAGCAAGGGGAACAGCTTAAGGAACTGCTTATGGAACACGGCATCGAAGGGGTAATCAAGGATGAGTTAACGACCCGGGTTTATCCGGGCCAGGTGGTAATCCTGGTGGGCCACTGGCGGCAGGGATTTGACTATCCGGCTTTAAAACTGGCTGTCATCACCGAAAAGGAGATTTTCGGGCAGAGGACTTCCTCCCGCCGTTCGCGGGCTTCATCCCAAGCCGGGGTGAAAATCAGCAGCCTCACCGATCTCCAGGAAGGGGATTATGTGGTCCACACCCAGCACGGCATCGGCCGCTATTTAGGCGTGCAGCGGTTGGAGGTGGGAGGTGTCTACCGGGATTACCTGCACATCCAGTACCGCGGGGCGGACCGGCTGTACGTGCCCATTGACCAGATTGACTTGATCCAGAAATATATCGGAGCGGAAGGGCAGCCACCCCGTTTGAATAAACTGGGGGGTTCTGAATGGACCCGGGTCAAGAACCGGGTGAAGGCCTCCGTCCGCGATATGGCGGAGGAGTTGATTAAACTCTATGCGGCCAGGGAAACGGCTATCGGTCATGCCTTTTCCCCGGATTCGCCCTGGCAGCAGGAATTCGAAAGCCAGTTTCCCTATACGGAGACCCCGGATCAGCTGCGGGCCATTGATGAAGTAAAGAGGGATATGGAAAAACCCAAGCCCATGGACCGGCTCCTCTGCGGTGATGTGGGGTACGGGAAAACGGAAGTGGCTTTGCGAGCTGCTTTCAAGGCGGTCAGTGACGGGAAGCAGGTGGCGGTGCTGGTACCCACCACTGTTCTGGCCCAGCAGCATTATCATACTTTCCGGGAGCGGATGGCTTCTTTTCCGGTCACCATCGGGTTGCTCAGCCGTTTTCGCACCCCGAAAGAACAGGCGGAAGTGATCAGGGGCCTTAAAAACGGTGCGGTGGACATCGTCATCGGCACCCATCGCTTGCTTTCCCCGGACGTCAGTTTTAAGGATTTGGGGCTTTTGATCATCGACGAGGAGCAGCGGTTCGGTGTAGCCCATAAGGAAAAGCTGAAGCAACTAAGGCAAAACATCGATGTCCTGACCTTGACGGCCACGCCGATTCCCAGGACCCTGCATATGGCTTTATCCGGGGTGCGGGATATGAGTATCATCGATACTCCGCCGGAAGACCGGTACCCGGTGCAGACTTACGTGGTGGAGTACCACCCGGAATTGATCAGGAATGCCATCCGGCGGGAGTTGGGGCGCGGCGGGCAGGTATACTATATCCATAACCGGATCATGGACTTGGAAAAGGTGGCCGTAGAAGTAAAAGAGCTGGTGCCGGAAGCCAGGGTGGCCCTGGCCCACGGGCAGATGAAAGAAAACGAACTGGAAGATGTGATGCTGGCCTTTGTCGAAGGGGAATATGATGTGCTGGTTTCCACCACTATTATTGAAAACGGCCTGGACATTCCCAACGTCAATACTCTCATTGTCAATAACGCGGATCACCTGGGGTTAGCCCAGCTGTACCAGCTCCGGGGCCGGGTGGGGCGTTCCAACCGGCTGGCCTACGCCTACTTTACTTTTGAGCCGAACAAAGTGGTCAACCAGGTGGCGCAGAAACGGTTGAATGCGATTAAAGAATTTACCGAGTTTGGTTCCGGTTTCAAGATCGCCATGCGAGACTTGGAAATCCGCGGGGCGGGGAACCTTTTAGGCCCGGAGCAGCACGGCCAGATCTTGGCCGTGGGATTTGAAATGTACTGCCGCCTTTTGGAAGAGGCCATTGAAGCAGCCAAAGGGATAAAAGCGGTTGAGAAAAAAGAAGAAAAGGAAATGGCTGCCATCGAATTGGCTGTCAGTGCCTACCTGCCCGACGATTACATCAGCCAGTCCGGCTTTAAGATGGAGATGTACCGCCGCTTGGCCGACGCCAGGACGGTGACGGAAGTGGATGAAGTGGACGAGGAACTCTTCGACCGGTTCGGGGAGCTGCCCCCGCCGGCCAGGCATCTCCTGCGGATTGCCACCCTGCGGGTGATGGCGACGGAACTGGGCATCAAGAGAATAGGACAAACCGCCCAGGAAGTTATCATCGAAGCTTCCCCCGCTTTCCCGTTAAAGGGAGAAAAGTTGATCCTGCTGGCTCAGGCTTTCCCGCGCAAACTCAGCTTTTCCACCGCCGGCGGCTTGACCATCAAGTTTAAGACCGGCGAGCTGCAGGAAGAGGGCTTGCTGGAAGGGCTGGAAAGACTTTTAAACGAGATGAAAAACCTTGCGTCCCCAGCGGCAGGTTGATATAATGGGCATGTCTGAGTTGACCCAATTGAGGAAGGTAGTGATCATGTGAGAAAAATGTCCCGAAGAGCCCTTGGGGGGATGCTGGTTTTTCTGGTGCTGGCCGTAGCCTTGGTGGCCGGCGGGTGCCGCAGCGAAAAGGCGGAAGTGGTAGCTGAGGTCAACGGCACGAAAGTGACCAGGGAACAGCTGGATCAAAGAGTCCAGCAGTACAAAACCATGTTTGAACTACAGGGCTTCCGGTTCGACGGGGATGAAGGAAAGGAAATGCTGGCGCTGTTAGAGCGGGAAAGCTTAAACCAAATCATCCTGGAGACTCTATTATTAGATGAAGCAAAGAAACAAAACATCTCCGTAACCAAAGAAGACATCCAGGCCAGTTACGATGAATTGGTGGCCCCGTACGGAGAACAAGCTTTCAAGGAATTGCTCAAACAGCAAAATCTCACCGAAAAACAGCTTAAAGCAGACATCGAGCTGATGCTCTTGCAGGACCGGTTGTTTGAGAAGGTCACCGGAGGGATCACGGTGGGGGAGGACCAGGTCAAAGAGTATTATGAGGCCCATAAGGAAGACCTGGTACAGTACCGGGCCAGCCATATTCTGATTAGGCCTGACCAGGAAGCCGAGGACCAGGAAGAAGCCAACCGGCAGGCCAAGGCTAAAGCGGAAGCCTTAATCAAGGAATTAAACCAAGGGGCTGATTTTGCCGAGCTGGCGAAAGAAAATTCAGCCGACGGGTCCGCGGCTAACGGCGGCGATTTAGGCCAGTATTTCACCCGGGCTGAGAGCCCCTACATCACCGAATTTACGGAAGCAGCCGTCAGCCTTAAGGTGGGAGAATACACCCAAGAACCGGTGGAAACCGTCTTCGGCTATCATATTATCAAACTGACGGACAAGAAAGAGAGCTTTGAAGAGTTAAAGGACGACCTTCTGGCTCGCCTGGAAAAAGAGGAAAAGAACAGGGCCTTTGATGACTACTTTGCCAAGGTCAGGGAAGAGGCGAATATTATCAATTACCTGGAAGAAGATAGCTCCGAATAACCCGCAACGGCGGGTTATTTTATTTTACCGGGGCAGTGCATAATTGTACCTGGAAAAGAGAATTATAGTATTACTTCATAAAACAACAACTCGGGGGATGACGCTGGAACAGGACGAGCTTTAAGTTTTTTAAAGGGACAGTGGAAAAAAATGAATAATTAGCCTCATGCCCATATATACTAGGATTGAAAACTCCTAGAAATCAGGCCAAAGGAGGGATAACGCGGGAATGAAGGCGACAGGTATTGTACGACGGATAGATGATTTGGGCCGAGTAGTGATCCCGAAAGAGATACGGAGAACACTTCGGATCCGGGAAGGGGACCCCCTGGAGATCTTTGTGGACCGGGAAGGGGAAGTCATTTTAAAGAAATATTCGCCCATTGGTGAACTAGGCGATTTTGCTAAAGAATATGCGGATTCATTGCACGAAGCCATTGGCCATATAGCTTGCATTACGGACCGTGACACCATCGTCGCGGTAGCCGGTGCGCCCAAGAAAGAGTTTTTGAATAAACCGATTGGTCAAGCGGTGGAGAAAGTCATTGAAGAGCGCAAGTCAGTCATTATCAATGATCCTGGTCAGCACAACCTCTGCAAGACCTGCATTACCGCCGATCAAGAAAACTGCCCCTTTACAGCGGAGGTGATTGCCCCGATTATTGCCGAAGGGGATCCCATCGGCGCGGTAATTCTCCTTTCCAAAGATCCCAATGTGACCATGGGAGAAATGGAACTGAAACTGGCGGAGACCGCAGCGGGATTTTTGGCAAAACAGATGGAGCAGTAAGGCGAGGCGTCAACGACGCCTTTTTTCATTCTAATTCCAAAGGAGCTTGTATATGCTTATACCAGGCAAAGTTCCGTTGGAAGGGTGTTATGATGGCCGGAGGAAAATTTTTTAAGGGGACCGTGCTGCTGGCCCTGGCCGGGTTCTTCACCAAGCTCATCGGGGCCGTGTACCGGATACCGCTGGCGCGCCTGTTGGGTGCCGAAGGCATGGGGTTGTACCAGATGGCTTATCCCGTCTACACCATGCTCTGGGCTTTATCGGCGGCGGGAGTGCCGGTGGCCGTCTCCCTTTTGGTAGCAGATCAATTATCCGGTTCTAACCGCGCCGGCGTCAAGCGGGTCTTAACCAGTGTCCTGGTAATCATGTCCCTTACCGGCGCTCTCTTTTCCTTCCTGGTTTACCGCGGGGCGGCTTTTTTTGCCCAGGCGGTGCTCCATGAGCCCAGAGCCTACTTTGCCATTGTGGCCATTTCACCCGCCGTGTTCTTTGCCTCCCTGTCCGCCGTCCTGCGGGGCTATTTTCAAGGCTTTCAAGAAATGGGACCCACCGCCTCCTCCCAGGTGGTTGAGCAGTTGGTCAGGGTAGTGACGGTACTGGCGCTGGTGTATTATCTCTTGCCCTACGGTTTGGAAATAGCGGCGGCCGGTGCCGCTTTCGGGGCGGTCACCGGCGCCATGGCTTCCTTAGCTTTGTTATATTATGTGTTCAAAAAGTGGCAAGCTAGTCCTTACCGGGCCGGCAGCAGCGGTCTTCCTGGTCCGGCGGAAATAGCCGCGGTGGGAAGGAAACTGGCCCAAACCGCTTTGCCCCTGTCTCTCGGGGGGATCGTGCTGCCGGTGATGCAAGTGGTGGATGCTTCCATCGTTCCCTTGCGGCTGCAGGTTGCAGGGTTGTCGCCCGGCCAGGCCACGGAACAATTCGGCCAGCTGGCGGGGATGGCGGCGACCCTGATTAACTTGCCGGCCATTGTTCCCGTGGCACTGGCCACCAGCCTGGTGCCGGTGATTTATGAAGCTTACGCCGGCCGCCGCTACCGCTGGCTCCAAGCCCGCATCCGCACTGCGGTAAGAATCACAGTTCTGTTAATGATCCCGGCCGCGGTGGGATTATGGGTGCTGGCGTATCCCATCTGCGGCCTGCTGTATGACTTGCCCGCCGTGGGACGTCCCCTCAGGTTTTTGGCCCCCGGGGTCCTGGCGTTTGGTTTATACCAGGTCTGTGCCGGTGTCCTGCAGGGGCTGGGCAAAACCTACTTGCCGGCGGTGCACCTGGGGGTGGGGGTCCTGGTGAAGAGCTACTTGAGCTATTGGCTGGTGACCTGGCCTTACCTGGGCATTAACGGGGCCGCCCTGGCGACGGTCACGGGTTTTAGCGTAGCTTTTTGGCTCAATTACCGGGCCCTGAGCAGGCTTGCCGGTTTCCGGTTCCCCTGGGCTTTTATCGGCAAACCTGCTCTTGCTGCAGGTATCATGGCCATTGTAGTATACTGGATCTATACGGGAACAGCACCCCTGGTGGGAAACAATGTGGCTACGCCGGTGTGCGTAGTCGCCGGGGCGGTTACTTACGGGGCGGGGCTGCTGGTGCTTGGTGCCGTGGAGGCCGCCGACCTGGAACAATTGCATGGAGGCCCTTTTATGGGTAAAATAATTAGAGCTTTGCAAAAACTGCGCCTATTACGGTAGCAGCAGGCGATGATGAAGTTATTTGCACGGTGCGTGTATAGTTGGCCGGATTGTGGAACAAATTAGTAAAGGAAGGGAACCTTATGGCTAGTGCTTACCCGTTAGATCCCCTGGTACAGATCATGCAGGAACTGCGAGGGCCTCAGGGCTGTCCTTGGGACAAAGAACAGACCCATGAAAGCCTGAAACGGTATCTGGTCGAGGAAACCTATGAGGTAATTGAAGCCATTGAAATGGCGGACATGCATAAACTGCGAGAGGAGTTGGGAGATCTATTACTGCAGATTGTTTTTCATGCCCAGTTGGCCAGTGAAAAGGCAGCCTTTGACATGAACGATGTGGTGGCTGCCATCGTCCACAAGATGCGGGCCAGGCATCCCCACGTGTTTGGGCAGGAAAAAGTGGAGTCCGCCGCTCAGGTGCTTGATAACTGGGAGAACATCAAGGACAAGGAAAAGGCGAAGGCAGGTAACCGGAAAACCCTGATGGATGTGCCGCGGGGACTGCCGGCCTTGCTGCGGGCGGAGAAAATCCAAGCCAGAGCGGCGCGGGTAGGTTTTGACTGGCCTGATGTGCAGGGTGCCTGGGAGAAAGTGCAAGAAGAGCAAGAGGAGCTGTTGGCGGCGCTGGAAAAGGGACAGGCCGAGGAGATCCGGGATGAATTCGGGGATCTATTGTTTGCGCTGGTCAATGTGGCCAGGTTCCTGCAGGTGGACCCGGAAGAGGCATTGAGCAGGACGGTGGACAAGTTCATGCAAAGATTTCGGAAGATGGAAGAAATGGCGGCTGCCCGGGGTGTGGATTTAAACCAATTGGATCTGGCCGGGCTGGACAAGCTCTGGGATGAGGCGAAAAAACAAGAAAAATAAATGGCAAAACTTATGGTAAAATCGGGATTCAGGCAGGAATTCCGGGGACTTTAGCGAATTAGCTAACACGGTATTTATTATTACCTTTAGGAGGGATCTTGTTGAACAAGGCTGATCTTGTCAATGCGGTGGCTGAAAAAGCTGAATTAACTAAAAAGGACGCTGAAAAGGCTGTCAATGCAGTATTTGCCAGTATCGAAGAAGCTCTGGCCCGTGACGAGAAAGTTCAGTTGGTAGGTTTTGGTACTTTTGAAGTGAGGGACCGGGCCCAGCGCACCGGGAGAAATCCCAAGACAGGTGAAGAAATTGTCATCCCGGCTTCTAAGGTGCCTGCCTTCAAGCCCGGTAAAGCCCTGAAAGAGGCTGTCGATAAGAAGTAGGACCATGCGTCTTGACAAGTGGCTGAAAGTATCCCGGATCATCAAAAGGCGTACGGTAGCGAAAGAAGTCTGTGATGCCGGTAAGATTTTCATCAACGACCGCCCGGCTAAAGCGGGAACGGAAGTGAAGGCAGGGGATGAATTGACCCTGCAGTTCGGGTCCCGTACTATGCGGGTAAGGGTGCTGGCAACTCCGGATACGATCAGTGCCGATCAAGCCCATACATTGTACCAAGAATTGCAGTAGGGTGATATGCCATACATAAAATTGCCCCACCAGGAAAAGCTATTAGTAAATTCCTTGGCTGGGGTGATTTCATTTTATGGAAAAAAACCGGAATAGGGTTGGATTGGCATGGGCCCTTATTCTTATCATGCTTTTTCTTGCCGTAGGGTGCCGGCAGGCAGCCAAAAAACCAGAAGCACCCGATAATAAAATGGGACAA
The genomic region above belongs to Clostridia bacterium and contains:
- a CDS encoding HU family DNA-binding protein, producing MNKADLVNAVAEKAELTKKDAEKAVNAVFASIEEALARDEKVQLVGFGTFEVRDRAQRTGRNPKTGEEIVIPASKVPAFKPGKALKEAVDKK
- a CDS encoding polysaccharide biosynthesis protein, yielding MAGGKFFKGTVLLALAGFFTKLIGAVYRIPLARLLGAEGMGLYQMAYPVYTMLWALSAAGVPVAVSLLVADQLSGSNRAGVKRVLTSVLVIMSLTGALFSFLVYRGAAFFAQAVLHEPRAYFAIVAISPAVFFASLSAVLRGYFQGFQEMGPTASSQVVEQLVRVVTVLALVYYLLPYGLEIAAAGAAFGAVTGAMASLALLYYVFKKWQASPYRAGSSGLPGPAEIAAVGRKLAQTALPLSLGGIVLPVMQVVDASIVPLRLQVAGLSPGQATEQFGQLAGMAATLINLPAIVPVALATSLVPVIYEAYAGRRYRWLQARIRTAVRITVLLMIPAAVGLWVLAYPICGLLYDLPAVGRPLRFLAPGVLAFGLYQVCAGVLQGLGKTYLPAVHLGVGVLVKSYLSYWLVTWPYLGINGAALATVTGFSVAFWLNYRALSRLAGFRFPWAFIGKPALAAGIMAIVVYWIYTGTAPLVGNNVATPVCVVAGAVTYGAGLLVLGAVEAADLEQLHGGPFMGKIIRALQKLRLLR
- the mazG gene encoding nucleoside triphosphate pyrophosphohydrolase, whose protein sequence is MASAYPLDPLVQIMQELRGPQGCPWDKEQTHESLKRYLVEETYEVIEAIEMADMHKLREELGDLLLQIVFHAQLASEKAAFDMNDVVAAIVHKMRARHPHVFGQEKVESAAQVLDNWENIKDKEKAKAGNRKTLMDVPRGLPALLRAEKIQARAARVGFDWPDVQGAWEKVQEEQEELLAALEKGQAEEIRDEFGDLLFALVNVARFLQVDPEEALSRTVDKFMQRFRKMEEMAAARGVDLNQLDLAGLDKLWDEAKKQEK
- the spoVT gene encoding stage V sporulation protein T — encoded protein: MKATGIVRRIDDLGRVVIPKEIRRTLRIREGDPLEIFVDREGEVILKKYSPIGELGDFAKEYADSLHEAIGHIACITDRDTIVAVAGAPKKEFLNKPIGQAVEKVIEERKSVIINDPGQHNLCKTCITADQENCPFTAEVIAPIIAEGDPIGAVILLSKDPNVTMGEMELKLAETAAGFLAKQMEQ
- the mfd gene encoding transcription-repair coupling factor, translated to MSFTSLLEILTDHGQFKDMARHLSRAEAKLAVFGLTDGLKPYWWSALAVSGQSQCLIITRDELSAKGIAKDLALFVPAEEILLFYGQEFVPYQVFAKGREAVSQRIRTLTKLVLEKPSFVIATPEAFCQKLMPNRVFRSALLTITRGQSLDRDELARRLVELGYERVELVEAPGQFALRGSLVDVFPPNHLKPVRVDFFDEEIDSLRYFDEENQRTIEMIAEVVISPAEETLLPAGGQEKAVTELREKWQEAVRRLQKLKKKAAIQELNQKMEQLLEQLEQGIKPENLERFQPFFYPDQETILAYFSTPPVVLLDEPQVLWDKWLHYEQERGEAFVELLETGKVLPGQEKLYAETEAIKGILARHRVVAFASLPQKLELVNPEGIVHVQAKTMHPFLGKIDLFRDDVAHWKGQHYSVVLVVGSREQGEQLKELLMEHGIEGVIKDELTTRVYPGQVVILVGHWRQGFDYPALKLAVITEKEIFGQRTSSRRSRASSQAGVKISSLTDLQEGDYVVHTQHGIGRYLGVQRLEVGGVYRDYLHIQYRGADRLYVPIDQIDLIQKYIGAEGQPPRLNKLGGSEWTRVKNRVKASVRDMAEELIKLYAARETAIGHAFSPDSPWQQEFESQFPYTETPDQLRAIDEVKRDMEKPKPMDRLLCGDVGYGKTEVALRAAFKAVSDGKQVAVLVPTTVLAQQHYHTFRERMASFPVTIGLLSRFRTPKEQAEVIRGLKNGAVDIVIGTHRLLSPDVSFKDLGLLIIDEEQRFGVAHKEKLKQLRQNIDVLTLTATPIPRTLHMALSGVRDMSIIDTPPEDRYPVQTYVVEYHPELIRNAIRRELGRGGQVYYIHNRIMDLEKVAVEVKELVPEARVALAHGQMKENELEDVMLAFVEGEYDVLVSTTIIENGLDIPNVNTLIVNNADHLGLAQLYQLRGRVGRSNRLAYAYFTFEPNKVVNQVAQKRLNAIKEFTEFGSGFKIAMRDLEIRGAGNLLGPEQHGQILAVGFEMYCRLLEEAIEAAKGIKAVEKKEEKEMAAIELAVSAYLPDDYISQSGFKMEMYRRLADARTVTEVDEVDEELFDRFGELPPPARHLLRIATLRVMATELGIKRIGQTAQEVIIEASPAFPLKGEKLILLAQAFPRKLSFSTAGGLTIKFKTGELQEEGLLEGLERLLNEMKNLASPAAG
- a CDS encoding Ger(x)C family spore germination protein, whose product is MGSKEKRVWLLLPVVLLSMVSAGCWDLWELEERGLVLAVGIEELPDGRLQETTGVENQLLGNISDRVIEVTYQFAIPGDFSGQEGNGGPSYYNMTTTTLNSEIIVRGLAGTRSSRRGDLTHLQVMVLGQEVAKGGIYPVLERFIRDPEVRKQVIVLVTEGDVKEVLEVTNQQERLPALYLTALMENSSHMQRIPPEVSLMKVFRYILEDSVYVIPKVTPGKIDSKLAGGGIFHGDRLVGWLGEMETVIYRWITNQMTSSPIVTASPLSPSYKLVDGYLAERSKTVVRPVIRDGTIKFILNIRTEGSLLERQLAEELWNDQVLASIRRDLAAELAGNIELLIKKAQEEWRLDIFGFGRCVEQHYPRVWAEIKDRWHDTYFPAAEFEVDVDITITRTGIVS
- a CDS encoding RNA-binding S4 domain-containing protein gives rise to the protein MRLDKWLKVSRIIKRRTVAKEVCDAGKIFINDRPAKAGTEVKAGDELTLQFGSRTMRVRVLATPDTISADQAHTLYQELQ
- a CDS encoding aminoacyl-tRNA hydrolase, with amino-acid sequence MKLIVGLGNPGIRYETTKHNVGFMVADLIGDKLGLHFKASKHEALVAEGHYQGRKIVLAKPLTYMNLSGRAVFSLVNWYKINLQDIVIVYDDMDLEVGRIRIRGQGSAGGQKGMASIIQALGTDNLRRVRIGIGRPPAGWSAADHVLSPFSEAEWAVMQEVLPRAAEAALALTCEALEQVMNAYNR